From one Dyella sp. 2HG41-7 genomic stretch:
- a CDS encoding cupin-like domain-containing protein: MAPVELKPVVHVDNEWRRWIAENLLLDGLPQVIYEQMMRAGIPHEEAVQELQQAMASPYLNGAQRLRSRLAKHDWVLETQRHMNRLRSTEVPRRHKLSREEFLDAYYTAGRPVIITGMMEDWPAMTTWGLDYFKQRCGDREVEIQFGRDSDTQYELRKTAHRKTMLFGDYVEMVRNAGCSNDFYMTAYNEGKNRTALAELWRDIVQIPEYLNGEGSTQGFLWFGPPGTITPFHHDLTNNFMAQVIGRKRILLMPACEVAHVYNHEHCFTHVDGRQIDLQRYPRMADVQVLSCTLNPGEVLFLPVGCWHFVEGLDISVTVSFTNFLWDNDFTTEYPKLQAF; the protein is encoded by the coding sequence ATGGCCCCTGTCGAGTTAAAGCCGGTTGTCCACGTCGATAACGAATGGCGTCGATGGATCGCCGAGAATTTGCTGTTGGACGGGCTGCCGCAAGTCATCTACGAGCAGATGATGCGCGCCGGCATCCCGCACGAAGAAGCCGTGCAGGAGCTGCAGCAGGCGATGGCCAGTCCGTATCTCAACGGTGCGCAACGCTTGCGCAGTCGTCTTGCGAAACACGATTGGGTGCTCGAAACGCAGCGCCATATGAATCGCTTGCGCAGCACCGAAGTCCCGCGTCGACACAAGCTGTCGCGCGAAGAATTTCTCGATGCGTATTACACCGCCGGCCGCCCAGTCATCATCACCGGGATGATGGAAGACTGGCCCGCCATGACGACATGGGGCTTGGATTATTTCAAGCAACGCTGCGGCGATCGCGAAGTTGAAATTCAGTTCGGGCGCGATTCGGATACGCAATACGAACTACGCAAAACGGCGCATCGCAAAACGATGTTGTTCGGCGATTACGTCGAGATGGTGCGCAACGCCGGTTGCAGCAACGACTTCTACATGACCGCGTACAACGAAGGCAAAAATCGCACGGCGTTGGCCGAGTTGTGGCGGGACATCGTGCAGATTCCCGAGTACTTAAACGGCGAGGGCTCCACGCAAGGTTTTCTATGGTTTGGTCCTCCCGGCACCATCACGCCATTCCATCACGATCTGACCAACAACTTTATGGCGCAGGTGATCGGGCGCAAACGTATTCTGTTGATGCCCGCGTGCGAGGTCGCGCATGTCTATAACCACGAGCACTGCTTTACGCATGTCGACGGGCGACAGATCGACTTGCAGCGCTATCCGCGCATGGCGGATGTGCAGGTGCTTTCCTGTACCTTGAATCCTGGCGAAGTACTGTTTTTGCCGGTGGGATGCTGGCATTTCGTGGAAGGCCTGGATATCTCGGTAACGGTGTCGTTCACCAACTTCTTGTGGGATAACGATTTCACGACCGAATATCCGAAGCT